A genomic window from Montipora capricornis isolate CH-2021 chromosome 8, ASM3666992v2, whole genome shotgun sequence includes:
- the LOC138059113 gene encoding uncharacterized protein isoform X2: MATPGPLASSKEKTNGAKLSRLIIDGGTTVLRRVFDTHHPPSNLAADLNACYSILNNLLRRRILNGHQWYKLFPVGGAAPDSNTFDITLLFLLLTNICGLTPPPTGWHCKPPPSDTSREANLARIKFFRNQLYGHITTTGIDELMFNALWQEISAVLVSLGLSRAEVDRLKAERCGEEDYVDALRDWAESERDLKTQLNEVRQCQDTVLESVKESNSMIQDIHQIVTESRETQHNTNQEDKVLKKLARVDTEPDITDYTKRYLEGTRESFFAKISTWLDDASSPNRVLVLSGNAGMGKSVIAAEMCKRMHEAGRLAGSHFCHHDRARHRNPKVMMQSLACHLSCCLPEYKKALVEQLSGNLGVEINDMEVKDLFDLLFSEPLNKVADPGRTSVVVIDAVDESEYQGRNDLLDVIANLFKSLPLWLRFLVTTRPEVNIWNSLKDLQPLLLEPKDEENLKVIRFYFEHSLSDLLEFERREVVLDHLVQKSEGVFLCATFLVDFIRAKCSTLLTLEQLDETLPAGIACVYQSYFQRLEQALCKEVNITEEQFLCFLGAIAAAREPLPLGFVPKLLCTNVSSSIVVRKASKAIAIVSSLLPVHEDRIHFFHKSVKDWLTDKSRYGQHCFSVEEMEGHKILSTLCSNEFDELKSRGIGNLQSFTDTSRYALEHGVQHMLQLDQDMRDYCSLEQGVGKYVSDLELLYAKLCVNLPGATEDIVGVMKQGGLKTISAECCDTLSSLLFLLKKHRVTLQEYPFTIFQCSLNEGSSKLSSDSRKLLETKYSDKPHMELLKKNHAQSQARFGCGSQVACLDVSPSLEYMVCECRDGSIQFWSLASATCPRLGLIAICSSKQLNLEIIKVKHPREETLITEAERSKLKKPFSSGCLVM; encoded by the exons atggccACACCAGGTCCCCTGGCCAGCTCTAAGGAGAAGACAAATGGGGCCAAGCTGAGTCGACTTATTATTGATGGTGGAACAACTGTACTGAGACGTGTTTTTGACACTCATCACCCTCCTTCAAACTTAGCAGCTGATCTCAATGCCTGTTATTCTATCCTTAACAACCTGTTACGCAGAAGAATACTCAATGGTCACCAGTGGTACAAGCTCTTTCCTGTTGGTGGAGCTGCCCCTGACTCCAACACGTTTGATATCACTCTGCTGTTCCTCCTTCTGACCAACATTTGTGGACTTACCCCTCCCCCCACTGGATGGCATTGCAAGCCGCCCCCAAGTGACACTTCTCGTGAGGCAAACCTTGCTCGAATTAAGTTTTTTCGTAATCAGTTGTATGGGCACATCACAACCACTGGTATCGATGAACTGATGTTCAATGCTCTGTGGCAGGAAATCAGTGCCGTTCTAGTGTCTCTTGGGTTAAGTCGGGCAGAGGTTGATCGATTGAAGGCAGAGCGATGTGGAGAGGAGGATTATGTTGATGCCTTACGGGACTGGGCAGAGAGTGAAAGAGATCTCAAGACTCAACTTAATGAGGTGCGTCAGTGTCAGGACACAGTTCTGGAGAGTGTCAAGGAAAGCAATTCTATGATTCAAGACATTCATCAAATTGTTACTGAAAGCCGTGAGACACAACACAACACcaatcaggaggacaaagtccTGAAGAAACTTGCAAGGGTTGACACGGAACCTGATATCACAGATTATACAAAGAGATACTTGGAAGGAACTCGTGAGTCTTTCTTTGCTAAAATCAGCACGTGGTTGGATGATGCAAGTTCTCCAAATCGTGTCTTGGTGCTCAGCGGAAATGCAGGGATGGGGAAATCTGTCATCGCTGCTGAGATGTGTAAAAGAATGCACGAAGCTGGCAGATTGGCGGGAAGCCATTTTTGTCACCATGACAGAGCACGCCACAGGAATCCCAAGGTGATGATGCAGTCTTTAGCTTGTCACCTGTCATGCTGTCTTCCAGAGTACAAGAAAGCCCTTGTGGAACAGCTCTCGGGAAATTTGGGTGTAGAGATCAACGACATGGAAGTAAAGGATCTGTTTGATTTGCTTTTTTCAGAACCTCTGAACAAGGTAGCAGATCCAGGTCGTACATCTGTTGTGGTAATAGATGCTGTAGACGAAAGTGAATACCAAGGACGAAATGATCTTCTTGACGTGATTGCCAACTTGTTTAAGAGTTTACCACTTTGGCTTCGATTTTTGGTGACAACGCGACCCGAAGTTAACATTTGGAACAGCCTCAAAGATTTGCAACCACTGCTACTCGAGCCAAAAGATGAAGAGAACTTGAAGGTCATTCGTTTTTACTTTGAACATAGTCTAAGCGATTTACTGGAATTTGAAAGGCGCGAGGTGGTCTTAGATCATCTCGTGCAAAAGTCAGAGGGAGTCTTCCTGTGTGCCACGTTTTTGGTAGATTTTATAAGGGCCAAGTGTTCAACTCTTCTCACATTGGAACAACTGGACGAGACCCTTCCGGCGGGCATCGCGTGTGTTTACCAGTCATATTTCCAACGACTCGAACAAGCCTTGTGTAAGGAAGTAAACATAACTGAAGAgcaatttctttgtttcctggGTGCGATTGCCGCTGCCAGGGAACCACTGCCATTGGGTTTTGTTCCTAAGTTGTTGTGCACGAACGTGTCGTCCTCGATTGTTGTGCGAAAGGCGAGCAAAGCCATTGCCATTGTGTCATCACTTCTTCCTGTTCACGAAGACCGCattcatttttttcataaatCAGTCAAGGACTGGTTGACAGACAAGTCACGCTACGGGCAGCACTGTTTCAGTGTGGAGGAAATGGAAGGCCATAAGATCCTTTCTACTCTTTGTTCTAACGAGTTTGACGAGTTAAAGAGCAGAGGTATTGGCAACTTACAGTCTTTCACTGACACTTCAAGGTATGCCTTGGAACATGGTGTTCAGCACATGTTACAGTTAGACCAGGACATGAGGGACTATTGTAGCCTTGAACAAGGGGTTGGAAAATATGTGTCAGACCTAGAGCTTTTGTACGCAAAGCTTTGTGTGAACCTGCCAGGAGCCACGGAAGATATCGTTGGTGTAATGAAGCAGGGTGGTTTGAAGACGATATCTGCCGAGTGTTGTGACACCCTTTCTTCTTTATTGTTTCTGTTAAAGAAGCACCGCGTAACCTTGCAGGAATATCCCTTTACTATTTTTCAGTGTTCGTTAAATGAGGGAAGTAGTAAGTTATCTTCTGACTCCCGCAAGCTTCTGGAGACCAAGTATTCCGATAAACCTCACATGGAGTTGTTAAAGAAAAATCACGCCCAAAGTCAAGCTCGGTTTGGTTGCGGATCACAAGTGGCTTGTTTGGATGTGTCCCCTAGCTTAGAGTACATGGTGTGTGAATGTCGCGATGGAAGCATTCAGTTTTGGTCACTTGCTTCAG cAACTTGTCCTAGATTGGGTCTCATTGCCATTTGTTCAAGCAAGCAGTTGAACTTGgaaattatcaaggtaaaacaCCCGAGAGAGGAGACACTCATTACGGAGGCAGAAAG GTCAAAGCTTAAGAAGCCATTTTCTTCTGGTTGTCTTGTAATGTGA
- the LOC138059113 gene encoding uncharacterized protein isoform X1, with the protein MATPGPLASSKEKTNGAKLSRLIIDGGTTVLRRVFDTHHPPSNLAADLNACYSILNNLLRRRILNGHQWYKLFPVGGAAPDSNTFDITLLFLLLTNICGLTPPPTGWHCKPPPSDTSREANLARIKFFRNQLYGHITTTGIDELMFNALWQEISAVLVSLGLSRAEVDRLKAERCGEEDYVDALRDWAESERDLKTQLNEVRQCQDTVLESVKESNSMIQDIHQIVTESRETQHNTNQEDKVLKKLARVDTEPDITDYTKRYLEGTRESFFAKISTWLDDASSPNRVLVLSGNAGMGKSVIAAEMCKRMHEAGRLAGSHFCHHDRARHRNPKVMMQSLACHLSCCLPEYKKALVEQLSGNLGVEINDMEVKDLFDLLFSEPLNKVADPGRTSVVVIDAVDESEYQGRNDLLDVIANLFKSLPLWLRFLVTTRPEVNIWNSLKDLQPLLLEPKDEENLKVIRFYFEHSLSDLLEFERREVVLDHLVQKSEGVFLCATFLVDFIRAKCSTLLTLEQLDETLPAGIACVYQSYFQRLEQALCKEVNITEEQFLCFLGAIAAAREPLPLGFVPKLLCTNVSSSIVVRKASKAIAIVSSLLPVHEDRIHFFHKSVKDWLTDKSRYGQHCFSVEEMEGHKILSTLCSNEFDELKSRGIGNLQSFTDTSRYALEHGVQHMLQLDQDMRDYCSLEQGVGKYVSDLELLYAKLCVNLPGATEDIVGVMKQGGLKTISAECCDTLSSLLFLLKKHRVTLQEYPFTIFQCSLNEGSSKLSSDSRKLLETKYSDKPHMELLKKNHAQSQARFGCGSQVACLDVSPSLEYMVCECRDGSIQFWSLASGNLKWKRYVKPKQYCDYFSPFRIIVTSHVLVFGFYRSVVFHPIKEFILPGVLNTAFSFDGDSKPFFPTSKCSFSICSIFGQEMLTDCPDDAKCLIMWNLNDGTEIDRLNRDKDILSFAMSQDGKLVAISHLTPSICLLDRENGFSTLAEVLVSLKRGFGMIRFSPDSRFLLCSRLPGLSQIFRLSMTDGLLCLSHPEGPWTNSFELEPHRIGGFLLGDPLSMVSRYYSDVVLNSQSLLRNNLHEGYIELVYRNAPTKSTEFERVRCLRFSLTGESVYALVLVRPHRLRILAWDVLKGELKGQKDFESDYFFGFVTLKEGILISTNTTLELWNLDLSVCTRRWRFAADTIFPISDDQVVCITHERRQGIILNTVSGDNVVTFKLSHGFRLIACYGDLQLFAWRKKSQPEFIEMRQLGKTEPLWRALQGVRLSRLKGSFSPKGQFIAVFVMPNTYILDAFSGNVRLQFGDFTTFNCEFVGDEECIFVKSVQPIGGRLELFNVRSGDLLSVMDVEWDFPFPLATCPRLGLIAICSSKQLNLEIIKVKHPREETLITEAERSKLKKPFSSGCLVM; encoded by the exons atggccACACCAGGTCCCCTGGCCAGCTCTAAGGAGAAGACAAATGGGGCCAAGCTGAGTCGACTTATTATTGATGGTGGAACAACTGTACTGAGACGTGTTTTTGACACTCATCACCCTCCTTCAAACTTAGCAGCTGATCTCAATGCCTGTTATTCTATCCTTAACAACCTGTTACGCAGAAGAATACTCAATGGTCACCAGTGGTACAAGCTCTTTCCTGTTGGTGGAGCTGCCCCTGACTCCAACACGTTTGATATCACTCTGCTGTTCCTCCTTCTGACCAACATTTGTGGACTTACCCCTCCCCCCACTGGATGGCATTGCAAGCCGCCCCCAAGTGACACTTCTCGTGAGGCAAACCTTGCTCGAATTAAGTTTTTTCGTAATCAGTTGTATGGGCACATCACAACCACTGGTATCGATGAACTGATGTTCAATGCTCTGTGGCAGGAAATCAGTGCCGTTCTAGTGTCTCTTGGGTTAAGTCGGGCAGAGGTTGATCGATTGAAGGCAGAGCGATGTGGAGAGGAGGATTATGTTGATGCCTTACGGGACTGGGCAGAGAGTGAAAGAGATCTCAAGACTCAACTTAATGAGGTGCGTCAGTGTCAGGACACAGTTCTGGAGAGTGTCAAGGAAAGCAATTCTATGATTCAAGACATTCATCAAATTGTTACTGAAAGCCGTGAGACACAACACAACACcaatcaggaggacaaagtccTGAAGAAACTTGCAAGGGTTGACACGGAACCTGATATCACAGATTATACAAAGAGATACTTGGAAGGAACTCGTGAGTCTTTCTTTGCTAAAATCAGCACGTGGTTGGATGATGCAAGTTCTCCAAATCGTGTCTTGGTGCTCAGCGGAAATGCAGGGATGGGGAAATCTGTCATCGCTGCTGAGATGTGTAAAAGAATGCACGAAGCTGGCAGATTGGCGGGAAGCCATTTTTGTCACCATGACAGAGCACGCCACAGGAATCCCAAGGTGATGATGCAGTCTTTAGCTTGTCACCTGTCATGCTGTCTTCCAGAGTACAAGAAAGCCCTTGTGGAACAGCTCTCGGGAAATTTGGGTGTAGAGATCAACGACATGGAAGTAAAGGATCTGTTTGATTTGCTTTTTTCAGAACCTCTGAACAAGGTAGCAGATCCAGGTCGTACATCTGTTGTGGTAATAGATGCTGTAGACGAAAGTGAATACCAAGGACGAAATGATCTTCTTGACGTGATTGCCAACTTGTTTAAGAGTTTACCACTTTGGCTTCGATTTTTGGTGACAACGCGACCCGAAGTTAACATTTGGAACAGCCTCAAAGATTTGCAACCACTGCTACTCGAGCCAAAAGATGAAGAGAACTTGAAGGTCATTCGTTTTTACTTTGAACATAGTCTAAGCGATTTACTGGAATTTGAAAGGCGCGAGGTGGTCTTAGATCATCTCGTGCAAAAGTCAGAGGGAGTCTTCCTGTGTGCCACGTTTTTGGTAGATTTTATAAGGGCCAAGTGTTCAACTCTTCTCACATTGGAACAACTGGACGAGACCCTTCCGGCGGGCATCGCGTGTGTTTACCAGTCATATTTCCAACGACTCGAACAAGCCTTGTGTAAGGAAGTAAACATAACTGAAGAgcaatttctttgtttcctggGTGCGATTGCCGCTGCCAGGGAACCACTGCCATTGGGTTTTGTTCCTAAGTTGTTGTGCACGAACGTGTCGTCCTCGATTGTTGTGCGAAAGGCGAGCAAAGCCATTGCCATTGTGTCATCACTTCTTCCTGTTCACGAAGACCGCattcatttttttcataaatCAGTCAAGGACTGGTTGACAGACAAGTCACGCTACGGGCAGCACTGTTTCAGTGTGGAGGAAATGGAAGGCCATAAGATCCTTTCTACTCTTTGTTCTAACGAGTTTGACGAGTTAAAGAGCAGAGGTATTGGCAACTTACAGTCTTTCACTGACACTTCAAGGTATGCCTTGGAACATGGTGTTCAGCACATGTTACAGTTAGACCAGGACATGAGGGACTATTGTAGCCTTGAACAAGGGGTTGGAAAATATGTGTCAGACCTAGAGCTTTTGTACGCAAAGCTTTGTGTGAACCTGCCAGGAGCCACGGAAGATATCGTTGGTGTAATGAAGCAGGGTGGTTTGAAGACGATATCTGCCGAGTGTTGTGACACCCTTTCTTCTTTATTGTTTCTGTTAAAGAAGCACCGCGTAACCTTGCAGGAATATCCCTTTACTATTTTTCAGTGTTCGTTAAATGAGGGAAGTAGTAAGTTATCTTCTGACTCCCGCAAGCTTCTGGAGACCAAGTATTCCGATAAACCTCACATGGAGTTGTTAAAGAAAAATCACGCCCAAAGTCAAGCTCGGTTTGGTTGCGGATCACAAGTGGCTTGTTTGGATGTGTCCCCTAGCTTAGAGTACATGGTGTGTGAATGTCGCGATGGAAGCATTCAGTTTTGGTCACTTGCTTCAGGTAACCTCAAATGGAAACGCTATGTCAAACCAAAACAGTATTGTGATTACTTTAGTCCATTTAGAATCATTGTAACTTCGCATGtattggtttttggtttttatcgTTCTGTGGTATTTCATCCGATCAAGGAGTTCATCTTGCCAGGAGTGCTAAACACTGCTTTCTCCTTTGACGGAGACTCGAAGCCGTTTTTCCCTACCAGTAAGTGCAGTTTTTCTATCTGTTCTATTTTCGGCCAGGAGATGTTAACTGATTGTCCCGACGATGCAAAATGTCTTATTATGTGGAATCTGAACGATGGTACGGAGATTGATCGTCTCAACAGAGATAAAGACATTTTATCTTTTGCAATGTCCCAAGATGGAAAGCTCGTGGCAATTTCCCATTTAACACCCTCTATTTGTTTACTTGACCGGGAAAATGGTTTTTCGACTCTAGCAGAGGTACTGGTATCTTTAAAGCGCGGTTTTGGAATGATTAGGTTTTCACCAGACAGTCGATTTCTTTTGTGTTCAAGGTTACCCGGTTTAAGCCAAATATTTCGTTTAAGCATGACTGACGGGCTTCTCTGTTTGAGTCACCCTGAGGGTCCTTGGACAAATTCATTTGAGTTAGAACCCCATAGAATCGGTGGTTTTTTGTTGGGCGATCCTCTGAGTATGGTTTCGCGCTATTATTCCGATGTAGTGCTTAACAGCCAATCTCTTTTAAGGAACAACTTGCATGAAGGTTACATTGAACTAGTTTATCGGAATGCACCAACTAAGAGCACAGAGTTCGAACGTGTCAGATGTCTCCGATTTTCGTTAACCGGTGAGAGTGTTTATGCCCTAGTTTTGGTCAGACCACACAGATTGCGAATTTTAGCTTGGGACGTTTTAAAGGGGGAACTTAAAGGACAAAAAGATTTTGAGAGTGActatttctttggttttgtaACTTTAAAAGAAGGCATTTTGATTTCAACTAATACCACACTTGAACTGTGGAACTTGGATTTGTCAGTCTGTACGCGACGATGGAGGTTTGCAGCAGATACTATCTTTCCTATTTCAGATGATCAGGTGGTATGCATAACACATGAAAGGCGACAAGGGATCATTTTGAATACTGTTAGTGGAGATAATGTGGTAACATTTAAACTTTCTCACGGCTTTAGGTTGATTGCTTGCTACGGTGACCTCCAGCTGTTTGCCTGGCGTAAAAAATCCCAGCCAGAGTTCATTGAAATGAGGCAATTGGGTAAAACCGAACCACTGTGGCGTGCACTCCAGGGTGTCCGTTTGTCACGTTTGAAGGGATCATTTTCCCCCAAGGGTCAATTTATTGCTGTTTTTGTCATGCCCAACACCTACATTCTCGATGCATTTTCTGGTAATGTGCGCCTccaatttggtgattttaccaCTTTCAATTGTGAATTCGTCGGTGACGAGGAGTGTATTTTTGTGAAATCCGTTCAGCCAATTGGCGGCCGCCTTGAGCTGTTCAACGTAAGGTCTGGAGATCTACTCAGTGTAATGGATGTTGAATGGgactttccttttcctttagcAACTTGTCCTAGATTGGGTCTCATTGCCATTTGTTCAAGCAAGCAGTTGAACTTGgaaattatcaaggtaaaacaCCCGAGAGAGGAGACACTCATTACGGAGGCAGAAAG GTCAAAGCTTAAGAAGCCATTTTCTTCTGGTTGTCTTGTAATGTGA